One window of Suricata suricatta isolate VVHF042 chromosome 6, meerkat_22Aug2017_6uvM2_HiC, whole genome shotgun sequence genomic DNA carries:
- the LOC115294095 gene encoding olfactory receptor 6F1, with the protein MGTDNATHAHDFLLLGFPGSQVLHLSLFMLFLVMYILTVSGNMAILMLVSTTPQLHTPMYFFLSNLSFLEIWYTTAAVPKALAILLGRSQTISFTGCLLQMYLVFSLGCTEYFLLAAMAYDRYLAICYPLHYETIMNSRLSVQLALGSWVCGFLAIAVPTALISTLSFCGPRTINHFFCDIAPWISLACTSTQAVELVAFVIAFVVILSSCLITLVSYLYIISTILRIPSASGRSRAFSTCSSHLTVVFIWFGSTIFLHVRISIKEALDLTKAVHVLNTVVTPVLNPFIYTLRNREVRETLLKKWKGK; encoded by the coding sequence ATGGGCACAGACAATGCAACTCATGCCCATGATTTTCTCCTGCTGGGCTTTCCTGGGTCCCAGGTTCTTCATCTATCTCTCTTTATGCTTTTTCTGGTGATGTACATCCTCACAGTGAGTGGTAACATGGCTATCTTGATGTTGGTGAGTACCACCCCCCAGCTACATACCCCTATGTACTTCTTTCTGAGCAACCTCTCCTTCTTGGAGATTTGGTATACCACAGCTGCAGTCCCCAAAGCCCTGGCCATCCTTCTGGGGAGAAGCCAAACCATATCATTTACTGGCTGCCTTTTGCAGATGTACCTTGTTTTCTCATTGGGCTGTACAGAGTATTTTCTTCTGGCAGCCATGGCTTATGATCGCTATCTGGCCATCTGCTATCCTCTCCATTATGAGACCATTATGAACAGCCGGCTGTCAGTACAACTAGCCCTGGGGTCCTGGGTGTGCGGCTTCCTGGCCATTGCAGTCCCTACAGCCCTCATTAGCACCCTGTCCTTCTGTGGTCCCCGCACTATCAACCACTTCTTCTGTGACATTGCACCCTGGATCTCCCTGGCTTGCACCAGCACACAGGCAGTGGAACTCGTGGCCTTCGTGATTGCTTTTGTGGTCATCCTGAGCTCATGCCTCATTACCCTGGTCTCCTACTTGTATATCATCAGCACCATTCTCAGGATCCCTTCCGCCAGCGGCAGGAGCAGAGCCTTCTCCACATGCTCTTCGCATCTCACTGTGGTGTTTATCTGGTTCGGGTCCACCATCTTTCTTCACGTCCGCATCTCCATAAAAGAGGCCTTGGATCTGACCAAAGCCGTGCATGTCCTCAACACCGTGGTGACTCCAGTTCTGAACCCCTTTATCTACACTCTCCGTAACAGGGAAGTAAGAGAAACTCtgctaaagaaatggaaaggaaaataa